From a region of the Lactuca sativa cultivar Salinas chromosome 4, Lsat_Salinas_v11, whole genome shotgun sequence genome:
- the LOC111883949 gene encoding probable xyloglucan endotransglucosylase/hydrolase protein 33, with amino-acid sequence MTFLPQRFLLSCLVLFNCSFLLPVFSRGFIYKPPNVEHLTDHFHPTPVAGNMLTIFGAPNIHMKSNGSYADIILDKTSGSGLVSKEKYFHGFFSAAIRLPVGVTSGVVLAFYMSNSDVYPHNHDEIDFELLGHEKRKEWVLQTNIYGNGSVKLGREEKFYLWFDPTQDFHQYSILWNTHHIVYLVDNIPVREVIHNQASSVVYPSKPMSLYVTIWDGSEWATHGGKYPVNYKYAPFVASLGELEIEGCSLMQTTNSSSIGSCSKNIAHSSFDPLEGDEYIKLTKQQMVGLNWARTKHMFYSYCKDTSRYKVVPPECNA; translated from the exons atgacatttttgccgCAAAGGTTTCTTCTTTCATGTCTTGTTCTTTTTAATTGTTCTTTCCTGCTTCCGGTTTTTTCTCGAGGGTTCATTTATAAGCCCCCGAATGTCGAGCACTTAACAGATCATTTCCACCCAACACCTGTTGCTGGGAACATGTTAACTATTTTTGGAGCACCGAATATTCATATGAAAAGCAATGGATCGTATGCTGATATCATCCTAGATAAAACTTCAG GTTCTGGATTGGTTTCTAAAGAAAAATACTTCCATGGATTCTTTAGTGCTGCAATAAGGCTGCCTGTGGGAGTTACATCAGGAGTAGTACTAGCTTTCTAT ATGTCTAATTCAGATGTGTATCCACACAACCATGATGAGATTGACTTTGAATTGCTTGGGCATGAGAAGAGAAAAGAATGGGTTCTTCAAACAAATATCTACGGGAATGGAAGTGTCAAACTTGGAAGAGAAGAGAAGTTTTACCTTTGGTTTGACCCCACACAAGACTTTCATCAATATAGCATACTATGGAATACCCATCACATAGT ATATTTAGTAGACAATATACCAGTACGTGAGGTAATCCACAACCAAGCATCATCTGTGGTATATCCTTCAAAGCCAATGTCGTTATATGTAACCATTTGGGATGGTTCAGAGTGGGCAACACATGGAGGAAAATATCCGGTTAACTATAAATATGCACCATTTGTAGCATCATTAGGAGAGCTAGAAATTGAAGGCTGCAGTTTGATGCAGACAACAAACTCGTCGTCTATAGGTTCATGCTCAAAAAACATAGCTCATTCAAGCTTTGATCCACTTGAAGGAGACGAATATATAAAGCTAACGAAACAACAAATGGTTGGTCTAAATTGGGCTCGAACAAAGCATATGTTTTACTCTTATTGCAAAGATACTTCTAGATACAAAGTTGTTCCACCAGAATGCAATGCTTAG